TCAGTGATAACCAACGGCACTTTCATCTTGCATGTCgctaaaagaataaaagaacCATTTTACAGAAAATTGGTAATAAAATTagagttaaaaagaaaagttgcaCTTCAATGAACTGGTTAAGTTGAGCTGCTTTTGGGTAGACTTGCATATATATGCTTCCAGTGTCTATTTGGCAAATGATCGGAGGAGAATTCACATCATTGCATTGCAGCTCCATTCACTGGTCATCCTGAAACAATGCTTTAGAAACAGAACCACCGCATGACTCATTACCATAGTCTTTATCATCAAAGCAGCTGCCCTGTTGGCATGAACGTTTGTTTCCTGACATTGGGGTTTCACATACTCTGTCATCACAGGAACCTCTATGGTCCTTCCTTTTAAACCGCTTTCGATGAGGATTTGACTTTGGTTTCGATGCCTTCGGCTGTTTTGGGGCCCAAATTCTCTGCAAATCAGGCATCCCTCTCGTAAAAGAAGCAAATCTccgagctctctctctcctctcttggGCTTCAATTAACTTGTGAGCATGCTCCTTTTGTTTAATCTCTTGGGCACTGggtcttgcattttcaattttcagcgGACGAAGGGGCTCATCTTCTGCTGATACTGATTCCTTGATTCCATTATTTTCATCCACTTCATCTCTCTCTGGTTTTTCTCTGTAGGATTGATTGCTATCCTCACTGTTGAGTAAATTATTAGGGGGTTCCTCATCAGCAAACAGCAACAAATCCATTTTTGTATAGATTCTGTGAACCACATCTTCAAGTGTCTCACAGTACCtgaaaatttgggaattcaAAGATTAGTCCATCCACTTACCCTTCCTTCTTCAGACACAAATGCAGCGCCTGCAAACGTACTTGTGGAAAACTAATGACAGAGGAATGGATTGTGTAAGTTCCATCACCTCAACGATCATACTGTAGACTAATATGTTATTGCAAAAGCTGTATACGTATTCCACACTCATTCAGAGAAACATAGGTAAGATGTGCATAACTGGCCTATATCTTGCAAATCTACACTAACAAGGAAATACACTTAATTCATCTAGAATAATAAAGAAAGCTTCTTTCCTTAAATCTTGCATAATTGCACAGGTACATAAGACACCATTTGTTAGATGAGTAATAATATCCCACAGGAAAGTGGAACAGTGCACCGGAAATGTGTATTTGTTGAGATATGAACAATAGATTGGATGTAGTGTGCTCTGGCCTTTAAGACAAAGCCATGAAGTCTCAGAAAAGCATTCATCCACTATTGAGTTTTCAACATCCATTATAGATGGTAAAGATTACAATTCATGGTTAGGAGTTTTCAACTCTGGTACAAACTCATTACCTGCtttttatgatattttcaaCGTAATCATCTATGCTCCAGTTACCAAAGAAGCCTCCATCCAGATGACACCGAATTTTCTCCAAAAATGAGCAAATATGTTTTACAAACTTCTGTTTCATAGACTCTGCAATAGTTGCACCAACCTCTGACTGTAGTATCTCCATCCGGAAAAATATCTGCAATTCATATCTAGTACGCGTGAAGGAAAAGTGAACATAAGCAGAGACAAATTTTCACAATAGTTGAGATATAACTGGATTAATGCATAATACAAAAATTAGTTAAGTGATAAATAAGAAAGGATACTCTCGAACTATTTTTCCTGAAGTAAGTCCTTCAGATTCTGAACCAGATGCTTTAAAAGATAGACCACTGCTTTTGTGCCTTGCATTGATATCCTTGGGATCTCTCAGTAAAAGTTTTAACATCTCAGCAGCAACCAAATAATCAGTATCACCAGATTTTAGAAGAGGAGTTCGACTCTCTGAAAGGGGTTCTTTGTCACACTTTTGCTTTAACCAAAATATGGATGAATTCACAAGCCGATATGCCAAAGCCCCCAAGTCCACTGCTTCATATTCAAGTCCTTGTTGGATCTTATTGGATAGATTACTGAAAAAGTCTTCCGAGGTTTCTGATCTAAATTCCAGATCAGCTTCATTCTGTATTCCGGAAGCCACAGTTAAAGAATTTTCTCCAACTGAAGCAGATGAAGGAACTGGCTGTTCACTTTCTTGGTGCAAGTTATCCAACCTATTgttcatctcttttttattggaCTGGAATGTCTGGGATTCTTTCTCTATTATGAGGCTAGACTTTTTAATCTGTTTCATCCAGCATTTCAGAAATCTCATCTTTTTTGAGTTATTACATTCCCTGACAAAGTAAACCTCTTCTAAACCTAGCTCTGTGTGTTCAAATGCTGCCTTACAGAAGGCACTCCATGTGAGGTCTTGTAgcaaatttgattttcttttgttattccACTTCCTTCCGTCCTTGCCTGCAGAATGCTTATTAGATGGTGAAGGCTCAGTTTGATTCAAATCAGCATTCGGTTTGCAAATCTCATTGTTCATCTTTGGACTTAATTGGTCCACATTTCCTCCACCATTATCATACACTTTTTCCTGAGGGTGAAATCCTTCGTCCACAATAAACAGCAGAGCCGAAGAAACTGTGAAAGGCTTAAGGATTCCCGTATATGATACACCACTGTCATTTGAAAGAGACACTAATGCTCCCTGACCATACCTATATAAGAAACTCAAGAGAATCTCCCAAATCGGTGCCGATTTTCTCTGCACAATCTCACCCAAGTCCATTTGTAGCATCTCAAGAACCTTATCTGCAAAAAGATTGACAGAACTTTCTTTTCCATCTTTACCAAGTTTTTCCGAAACTTCACTTACAAGAAGAGGATCAGATAACTGCCCCTTGATTTTCAAAAACTCATTGTACTTTTGCAAAGCCTTAACCTGGAATTTTGTCACACCACTGCCAAAATTTTCCCAGAACATTTTCTTCAGTTCATCTCCTCTTGGTTGTGAATTCATGATTTCcagggaaaagaaaacatcgTCTGCTGTATTTCTAGGAAACATCTTCAAATCAACCAATTTAAGATCACAAAACTTGCATTCCAAAGGCTTCCCGATAACATCTAATATCTCGAGACTCAGATGCGTGTAGACTTTCTTATGACAATCATTACAACCAAAAAACTTCGGTGAAATCCCAATCTCTGGATAAATCAATCCAAAAGGAACAAGAGCAGAACCAAGAACAATTGAATCCGTCGAACAAAATCCCCATCCCAAACTCCTAATCCCACTCATGAGAAACCCAAATCGCATCCTATCCTCATCATTCCCAACCTTATCCTGACCACATTCTAATTTGTACCTGACATCAACCCAACCACATTGAATATCTCGACTGACAAATGCATTATTTATATTCTCAAATAAACCGCGAAATCTCTTGCAAAACACATTCACATTTTCCAAAGACTCATCATCCACTCCCACATTCAGGAATTCTGACAAACAGTTTACAGACATACAAAGGGGCGAAAACAGAACAACTAGATTAGACCTTACAGCAACAGAATCACAATTTGAAAACATACCCGTGGCTGAATCACAGATCACGGGGTCCCAGGCATAGTCATGCACAAGCTGGCGCAAGGAGGCGGCGAGGCACGAAGCCCGGGGCGTAGAGGAATTAGGCAATGATGGGTCTTGGTGAAATGCGGGGAGGGAATTGAGGGCTTGGGAGAGGGAAACTAAAGTGGGGGTAGGGAGATgaaaagagagggaaagagaagtGGGGAGCTTGAAGGAGGAGAGCagtggagagagagatgaaaagaaGAGTCTGAAGgcaaagagagaagaggagagtggagggaaggagagaagggTTTTAAtggaggagagaagagaggtcAGAAATGGAGTTGGGTCTTGGATATCGAGCAGTGGGTTTAGGTCTACGAGGAGCACTATGCGCTGCGTTTGGCTGTAGTCGGTGATTGGGTCACCGGAGTTTGGATCAGATGCCATCGATTTTTTTTTGACACACATAGAAAGAGACGGACTTTGGctacagagaagaagaaggtgaaaATGAGGAATTAAGGGAGAGGCGGAAGCGAAAATACGACGTCGTTTCCAGAGAAAAACGACGGCGTAGAAGACGCTTGGGGgggaaaccaaaatttggcGGCAA
The Prunus dulcis chromosome 2, ALMONDv2, whole genome shotgun sequence DNA segment above includes these coding regions:
- the LOC117620130 gene encoding uncharacterized protein LOC117620130 → MGRGPTQPSGLWYCRQILVSPPSVFYAVVFLWKRRRIFASASPLIPHFHLLLLCSQSPSLSMCVKKKSMASDPNSGDPITDYSQTQRIVLLVDLNPLLDIQDPTPFLTSLLSSIKTLLSFPPLSSSLFAFRLFFSSLSPLLSSFKLPTSLSLSFHLPTPTLVSLSQALNSLPAFHQDPSLPNSSTPRASCLAASLRQLVHDYAWDPVICDSATGMFSNCDSVAVRSNLVVLFSPLCMSVNCLSEFLNVGVDDESLENVNVFCKRFRGLFENINNAFVSRDIQCGWVDVRYKLECGQDKVGNDEDRMRFGFLMSGIRSLGWGFCSTDSIVLGSALVPFGLIYPEIGISPKFFGCNDCHKKVYTHLSLEILDVIGKPLECKFCDLKLVDLKMFPRNTADDVFFSLEIMNSQPRGDELKKMFWENFGSGVTKFQVKALQKYNEFLKIKGQLSDPLLVSEVSEKLGKDGKESSVNLFADKVLEMLQMDLGEIVQRKSAPIWEILLSFLYRYGQGALVSLSNDSGVSYTGILKPFTVSSALLFIVDEGFHPQEKVYDNGGGNVDQLSPKMNNEICKPNADLNQTEPSPSNKHSAGKDGRKWNNKRKSNLLQDLTWSAFCKAAFEHTELGLEEVYFVRECNNSKKMRFLKCWMKQIKKSSLIIEKESQTFQSNKKEMNNRLDNLHQESEQPVPSSASVGENSLTVASGIQNEADLEFRSETSEDFFSNLSNKIQQGLEYEAVDLGALAYRLVNSSIFWLKQKCDKEPLSESRTPLLKSGDTDYLVAAEMLKLLLRDPKDINARHKSSGLSFKASGSESEGLTSGKIVREYELQIFFRMEILQSEVGATIAESMKQKFVKHICSFLEKIRCHLDGGFFGNWSIDDYVENIIKSRYCETLEDVVHRIYTKMDLLLFADEEPPNNLLNSEDSNQSYREKPERDEVDENNGIKESVSAEDEPLRPLKIENARPSAQEIKQKEHAHKLIEAQERRERARRFASFTRGMPDLQRIWAPKQPKASKPKSNPHRKRFKRKDHRGSCDDRVCETPMSGNKRSCQQGSCFDDKDYGNESCGGSVSKALFQDDQ